From Phalacrocorax carbo chromosome 8, bPhaCar2.1, whole genome shotgun sequence, a single genomic window includes:
- the PURA gene encoding transcriptional activator protein Pur-alpha — MADRDSGSEQGGGGGGAAGAGGPGSGGGGGGGGGPGGGLQHETQELASKRVDIQNKRFYLDVKQNAKGRFLKIAEVGAGGNKSRLTLSMSVAVEFRDYLGDFIEHYAQLGPSQPPELAQAADEPRRALKSEFLVRENRKYYMDLKENQRGRFLRVRQTVNRGPGLGSTQGQTIALPAQGLIEFRDALAKLIDDYGVEEEPAELPEGTSLTVDNKRFFFDVGSNKYGVFMRVSEVKPTYRNSITVPYKVWAKFGHTFCKYSDEMKKIQEKQRDKRAAAAAAPPAGAGAEPPPEAEAAAAAAAGPPGALLQAEEPEED; from the coding sequence ATGGCGGACAGAGACAGCGGCAGCGagcagggcggcggcggcgggggcgcggcgggcgccggggggccgggctcgggcggcggcggcggcggcggtggtggCCCGGGCGGCGGCCTGCAACACGAGACGCAGGAGCTGGCCTCCAAGCGGGTGGACATCCAGAACAAGCGCTTCTACCTGGACGTGAAGCAGAACGCCAAGGGCCGCTTCCTGAAGATCGCCGAGGTGGGGGCGGGAGGCAACAAGAGCCGCCTGACCCTCTCCATGTCGGTGGCCGTCGAGTTCCGCGACTACCTGGGCGACTTCATCGAGCACTACGCGCAGCtggggcccagccagccccccGAGCTGGCGCAGGCGGCCGACGAGCCCCGGCGAGCGCTCAAGAGCGAGTTCCTGGTGCGGGAGAACCGCAAGTACTACATGGATCTGAAGGAGAACCAGCGCGGGCGCTTCCTCCGCGTCCGCCAGACCGTCAACCGCGGCCCGGGGCTGGGCTCCACGCAGGGCCAGACCATCGCCCTGCCGGCCCAGGGCCTCATCGAGTTCCGCGACGCCCTGGCCAAGCTCATCGACGACTACGGGGTGGAGGAGGAGCCGGCCGAGCTGCCCGAGGGCACCTCCTTGACTGTGGACAACAAGCGCTTCTTCTTCGACGTGGGCTCCAACAAGTACGGCGTCTTCATGCGGGTGAGCGAGGTGAAGCCCACCTACCGCAACTCCATCACCGTCCCCTACAAGGTCTGGGCCAAGTTCGGCCACACCTTCTGCAAGTACTCGGACGAGATGAAGAAGATCCAGGAGAAGCAGCGGGACAagcgcgccgccgccgccgccgccccccccgcgggCGCCGGGGCCGAGCCGCCCCCCGAGGCcgaggccgccgccgccgccgccgccgggccgcccGGCGCCCTGCTGCAGGCCGAGGAGCCTGAGGAGGACTGA